The Comamonas sp. GB3 AK4-5 genome includes a region encoding these proteins:
- the rpsL gene encoding 30S ribosomal protein S12, with translation MPTINQLVRQGRTVEVVKSKSPAMENCPQRRGVCTRVYTTTPKKPNSALRKVAKVRLTNGFEVISYIGGEGHNLQEHSVVLVRGGRVKDLPGVRYHIVRGSLDLQGVKDRKQSRSKYGAKKPKAK, from the coding sequence ATGCCAACCATTAACCAACTCGTGCGCCAGGGCCGCACGGTCGAAGTTGTCAAATCCAAGAGCCCTGCTATGGAAAACTGCCCCCAACGCCGTGGCGTGTGCACCCGTGTGTACACCACCACGCCTAAGAAGCCTAACTCGGCTTTGCGTAAGGTGGCCAAGGTGCGTCTGACCAACGGTTTCGAAGTGATTTCGTACATCGGTGGTGAAGGCCACAACCTGCAAGAGCACAGCGTGGTGCTGGTGCGCGGCGGTCGTGTCAAGGACTTGCCCGGTGTGCGTTACCACATCGTTCGCGGTTCGCTGGACCTGCAGGGCGTGAAGGATCGCAAGCAATCGCGTTCCAAGTACGGTGCCAAGAAGCCTAAGGCCAAGTAA
- a CDS encoding SDR family oxidoreductase has translation MPASPIALITGASRGIGAATARLAAARGWAVAVNYQQRRDAADALVQEIASAGGEAIAIQGDVGDEAQVLDLFAAMDRHWGRPLSALVNNAGVVDKPCRVEDMSAARLERMFRINVLGSFYCAREAVRRMSTLRGGAGGSIVNVSSGAALLGAANQYVDYAAAKGAMDVMTRGLAKEVAGEGIRVNAVRPGLIDTDIHASGGLPHRVRELQHLVPMQRGGTAEEVAAAIVWLMSPESSYTTASFTEVSGGRL, from the coding sequence ATGCCTGCTTCACCCATTGCGCTCATCACCGGTGCCAGCCGTGGCATTGGCGCCGCAACCGCCCGCCTGGCCGCAGCCCGTGGCTGGGCCGTGGCCGTGAACTACCAGCAGCGCCGTGACGCGGCCGATGCCTTGGTGCAGGAAATCGCCAGCGCCGGCGGCGAAGCCATCGCCATACAGGGCGATGTGGGTGACGAGGCCCAGGTGCTGGATTTGTTTGCCGCCATGGACCGCCACTGGGGCCGGCCGTTGTCGGCCCTGGTGAACAACGCCGGCGTGGTGGACAAGCCCTGCCGTGTCGAGGACATGAGCGCGGCACGGCTGGAGCGCATGTTCCGCATCAATGTGCTGGGCAGTTTTTACTGCGCCCGCGAAGCCGTGCGCCGCATGAGCACCTTGCGCGGCGGCGCGGGCGGCAGCATTGTCAACGTCTCCAGCGGGGCGGCCCTGCTGGGGGCCGCCAACCAGTATGTGGACTACGCGGCAGCCAAGGGCGCCATGGATGTGATGACACGCGGCCTGGCCAAGGAAGTGGCTGGCGAGGGCATTCGCGTCAACGCCGTGCGGCCCGGCCTGATCGACACCGACATCCACGCCAGCGGCGGCCTGCCCCACCGTGTGCGTGAACTGCAACACCTGGTGCCCATGCAACGCGGCGGCACCGCAGAAGAAGTGGCAGCCGCTATTGTCTGGCTGATGTCCCCCGAATCCAGCTACACCACCGCCAGCTTTACCGAAGTCTCCGGCGGCCGACTCTGA
- a CDS encoding ABC-type transport auxiliary lipoprotein family protein → MRVPALIRISAVSAALAASLVACSSLPSVPSQPARYDLGVPPPVQGSQATAFPVLALADIQSRTQHDASTAVLYRLAYADGQALQAYGQARWSQPPALLVQQRLREILGQGRTVLSAESGAQPPLVKGRPVPVLQLSLEEFSHTFTSADRSAGVLRLRATLVEPRRSGDTLLGQQVFAVQQPAASANAAGGTQALAQAVAEVGAQLQTWLNGVTPP, encoded by the coding sequence ATGCGCGTTCCCGCCCTGATTCGAATCTCCGCAGTCTCTGCCGCGTTGGCTGCCAGCCTGGTGGCTTGCAGCAGCCTGCCTTCCGTGCCTTCTCAGCCCGCCCGCTATGACCTGGGCGTGCCGCCCCCGGTCCAGGGCAGCCAGGCCACCGCCTTCCCGGTGCTGGCGCTGGCCGATATCCAGTCCCGCACCCAGCATGACGCCAGCACCGCCGTGCTCTACCGCCTGGCCTATGCCGACGGCCAGGCCCTGCAGGCCTATGGCCAGGCACGCTGGAGCCAGCCACCGGCCTTGCTGGTGCAGCAGCGCCTGCGCGAAATCCTGGGCCAGGGCCGCACCGTGCTGTCGGCCGAAAGCGGCGCCCAGCCTCCTCTGGTGAAGGGGCGGCCTGTGCCGGTGCTGCAGCTGTCGCTGGAAGAGTTCTCCCACACCTTCACCAGCGCCGACCGCAGCGCCGGCGTGCTGCGCCTGCGCGCCACCCTGGTCGAGCCCCGGCGCAGCGGAGACACCTTGCTGGGCCAGCAGGTGTTTGCCGTGCAGCAGCCCGCCGCCAGCGCCAATGCTGCGGGCGGCACCCAGGCTCTGGCCCAGGCCGTGGCCGAGGTGGGGGCTCAGTTGCAGACCTGGTTGAACGGGGTAACACCCCCCTGA
- a CDS encoding alpha/beta hydrolase — protein sequence MNVQTEKFTLTGAAGAIEALRDQPGPESGLHAPRGVAVITHPHPLFGGTMDNKVVQTLARAFVQCGWTTVRFNFRGVGASAGTHDAGRGELDDLLAVVRQVAPEGPIALAGFSFGAFVASHALATLWHEGRVEQAVLVGTAASRFQVAPVPAEAHERTLVVHGEQDDTVPLAAVLDWARPQILPVTVVPGGGHFFHGQLPLLKGLVARHLRAAA from the coding sequence GTGAACGTGCAGACTGAAAAATTCACCTTGACCGGCGCTGCAGGCGCCATCGAGGCCCTGCGTGACCAGCCCGGCCCGGAGAGTGGCCTGCATGCCCCCCGTGGCGTGGCCGTCATCACCCATCCGCATCCGCTGTTTGGCGGCACCATGGACAACAAGGTGGTACAGACCCTGGCGCGTGCCTTTGTGCAATGCGGCTGGACCACGGTGCGCTTCAACTTTCGCGGTGTAGGCGCCAGCGCCGGCACCCACGATGCAGGCCGGGGTGAGCTGGATGATCTGCTGGCCGTGGTGCGCCAGGTGGCGCCCGAGGGGCCGATTGCCCTGGCCGGTTTTTCGTTTGGCGCCTTTGTGGCCAGCCATGCCCTGGCCACGCTGTGGCATGAGGGCCGGGTGGAGCAGGCCGTGCTGGTGGGCACGGCAGCCAGCCGTTTTCAGGTGGCGCCGGTGCCGGCCGAGGCGCATGAGCGCACCTTGGTGGTCCATGGCGAGCAGGACGACACCGTGCCCCTGGCCGCGGTGCTGGACTGGGCGCGCCCGCAGATACTCCCTGTAACCGTTGTACCCGGAGGGGGACATTTCTTCCACGGACAATTGCCTTTGCTCAAAGGCTTGGTCGCCCGCCACCTTCGCGCCGCAGCCTAA
- a CDS encoding hemerythrin domain-containing protein — protein sequence MATLEWTADLVLELPAMDETHQEFVELLAQVEAAADAELLPLWQQLVEHTDGHFGQEDRWMQRTGFAADNCHSLQHSTVLQIMREGAERGAKGELHVMRGMAAELVTWFVHHAQTMDAALAQHLKSVNFDPASDVVHQPQALPQAPIHGCGGACSTGDDHIGQQESAQQVAQAL from the coding sequence ATGGCGACATTGGAATGGACTGCGGATTTGGTGCTGGAGCTGCCCGCCATGGATGAGACCCACCAGGAGTTCGTCGAGCTGCTGGCCCAGGTGGAGGCGGCGGCTGATGCCGAGTTGCTGCCGCTGTGGCAGCAGTTGGTGGAGCACACCGATGGCCATTTCGGCCAGGAAGACCGCTGGATGCAGCGCACCGGCTTTGCCGCCGACAACTGCCACAGCCTGCAGCACAGCACCGTGCTGCAAATCATGCGCGAGGGGGCCGAGCGCGGCGCCAAGGGCGAGTTGCATGTCATGCGCGGCATGGCGGCCGAGCTGGTGACCTGGTTTGTACACCATGCCCAGACCATGGATGCAGCCCTGGCCCAGCATCTGAAAAGCGTGAATTTCGATCCGGCCTCGGACGTGGTGCACCAGCCGCAAGCGCTGCCGCAGGCACCGATTCACGGCTGCGGCGGTGCCTGCTCCACGGGCGACGACCATATCGGGCAGCAGGAGAGTGCCCAGCAAGTGGCCCAGGCGCTGTAA
- a CDS encoding CopD family protein, with product MLWVKAFHIVFVASWFAGLFYLPRIFVNLAMVSPGSVAERERLLLMARKLLRFTTLLAVPALGLGLWLWLGWWRGAGGWLHAKLLVVALVVVYHLVCARLLRQLAQDACTHSHRWFRWFNEIPVLLLVLAVVLVVVKPW from the coding sequence ATGTTGTGGGTTAAAGCATTTCACATTGTCTTTGTGGCCAGTTGGTTCGCCGGCCTTTTTTATCTGCCGCGCATCTTCGTCAATCTGGCCATGGTGTCCCCGGGCTCCGTGGCCGAGCGCGAGCGCCTGCTGTTGATGGCGCGCAAGCTGCTGCGCTTCACCACCTTGCTGGCGGTGCCAGCCCTGGGTCTGGGCCTGTGGCTGTGGCTGGGCTGGTGGCGTGGCGCCGGAGGCTGGTTGCATGCCAAGTTGCTGGTGGTGGCCTTGGTGGTGGTCTACCACCTGGTGTGTGCCCGGTTGCTGCGCCAGTTGGCGCAGGACGCCTGCACCCACAGCCATCGCTGGTTCCGCTGGTTCAATGAAATTCCCGTGCTGCTGCTGGTGCTGGCCGTGGTGCTGGTAGTGGTCAAACCTTGGTAA
- a CDS encoding VanZ family protein, translated as MQARSSAWPLSAIYTALIVFASLFPFDGWRGQGVDPLVFLTARIPPPYWTWFDVNINIAGYVPLGFLLALGMLRDGRRARWAVPLAALLGALLSLCMEFLQIYLPQRVPSNLDLSLNAAGALLGATLAGLLERLGVLQRWAHFRERWLLPGSGGAVALLALWPPALLFPLALPFGLGQVLERLDLWLGEQLDGTPFMRWLPLWDAPALPLSPGAELLCVLFGLLVPCLLGYCVITHRVRRGVFATVAVLIGVGVTALSAALTYGPVHAWEWLQPPVRAAIWGGGLLALALVFVPRRICGVLLLVALTLHLSWLNFAPTDAYFDQTLQLWEQGRFLRFYGLAQWLGWLWPYATLAYVGWYVAQRSPASRMAT; from the coding sequence ATGCAGGCACGCAGTTCCGCCTGGCCGCTGTCCGCGATCTACACCGCACTGATCGTCTTTGCCAGCCTGTTTCCGTTTGATGGCTGGCGGGGGCAGGGCGTGGATCCCCTGGTGTTTCTGACGGCGCGTATTCCGCCGCCGTACTGGACCTGGTTCGACGTCAACATCAATATTGCCGGCTATGTGCCGCTGGGTTTCCTGCTGGCCCTGGGCATGTTGCGCGATGGCCGCCGTGCCCGCTGGGCCGTGCCGCTGGCGGCGTTGCTGGGCGCGCTGCTGTCGCTGTGCATGGAGTTTTTGCAGATCTACCTGCCGCAGCGTGTGCCCTCCAATCTGGACCTGTCGCTGAATGCAGCCGGCGCTCTGTTGGGTGCCACGTTGGCCGGGCTGCTGGAGCGCCTGGGGGTGCTCCAGCGCTGGGCCCATTTCCGGGAGCGCTGGCTGCTGCCAGGCTCGGGCGGTGCCGTGGCCTTGCTGGCGCTGTGGCCGCCGGCCCTGCTCTTTCCGTTGGCGCTACCCTTTGGCCTGGGCCAGGTGCTGGAACGCCTGGATTTGTGGCTGGGTGAGCAACTGGATGGCACGCCTTTTATGCGCTGGCTGCCGCTGTGGGACGCGCCCGCACTGCCGCTGAGCCCGGGCGCCGAGCTGCTGTGTGTGTTGTTTGGGCTGTTGGTGCCTTGCCTGCTGGGCTACTGCGTCATCACCCATCGTGTGCGGCGTGGGGTCTTTGCCACGGTTGCGGTGCTGATCGGCGTGGGGGTGACGGCCTTGTCGGCGGCGCTCACCTACGGCCCTGTCCATGCCTGGGAATGGTTGCAGCCACCGGTGCGCGCTGCCATCTGGGGCGGAGGGTTGCTGGCGCTGGCGCTGGTGTTTGTGCCCCGGCGCATATGTGGTGTGCTGCTGCTGGTGGCGCTGACGCTGCATCTGAGCTGGCTGAACTTTGCCCCCACCGATGCCTATTTCGACCAGACGCTGCAGCTGTGGGAGCAGGGGCGCTTTCTGCGCTTTTACGGCCTGGCCCAGTGGTTGGGCTGGCTGTGGCCGTACGCCACCCTCGCCTATGTGGGCTGGTATGTGGCACAGCGCAGCCCCGCTTCTAGAATGGCGACATGA
- the rpsG gene encoding 30S ribosomal protein S7 gives MPRRREVPKREILPDPKFGNVELSKFMNVIMEGGKKAVAERIIYGALELIAKKSPEKDALEVFTTAINNVKPMVEVKSRRVGGANYQVPVEVRPVRRLALSMRWIKEAARKRGEKSMAQRLANELMEATEGRGGAMKRRDEVHRMAEANKAFSHFRF, from the coding sequence ATGCCACGTCGTCGCGAAGTCCCCAAACGTGAAATTCTGCCGGATCCCAAGTTCGGCAATGTCGAGCTGTCCAAGTTCATGAACGTGATCATGGAAGGCGGCAAGAAGGCTGTTGCAGAGCGCATCATCTACGGTGCCCTGGAGCTGATCGCCAAGAAGTCGCCCGAGAAGGACGCTCTGGAAGTGTTCACCACCGCCATCAACAACGTGAAGCCCATGGTGGAAGTGAAGTCCCGCCGCGTGGGTGGCGCCAACTACCAGGTGCCCGTGGAAGTGCGTCCTGTCCGTCGTCTGGCTCTGTCCATGCGCTGGATCAAGGAAGCCGCCCGCAAGCGTGGTGAGAAGTCCATGGCCCAGCGCCTGGCCAACGAACTGATGGAAGCCACTGAAGGCCGTGGCGGCGCTATGAAGCGTCGTGACGAAGTCCATCGCATGGCCGAAGCCAACAAGGCTTTCAGCCACTTCCGCTTCTAA
- a CDS encoding magnesium transporter CorA family protein, which yields MQLLRIHPTAHSVTILNGSLPSEAPEAGSFWWLACTRAEFEAQLPALQAMLTSVCGAPLLDLHVADLLNPSIPSTYDYTSQYDVMLFHRLVESGASDTPATIRAAGKKGSAPPPVPVLQRVRTQPIGFAVYDQLLLTVHPPECTMQQQFQQRLETARGTTEGRSNTAKLPHSPADLMLRMLNQMVDGYLELRRVMTRQLDHWQLSLLRPNARFHDWSAVLTARLALHQLDEISEDQRGALQDWIEALDGWVNADTPHARREHELLRVRSRDVLEHIERVIHHVRRMEQSAEAAVQMHFSTQSNRANDIMRTLTTLTAVFLPLNLIAAIFGMNFEFIPWVHTADGFWWAMGSMALIAVTLLVFFWRRRYLDRNSLK from the coding sequence ATGCAACTGCTGCGCATCCACCCCACGGCCCATAGCGTCACCATCCTGAACGGCAGCCTGCCCAGCGAAGCACCCGAGGCCGGCAGCTTCTGGTGGCTGGCCTGCACCCGGGCCGAGTTCGAAGCCCAGCTGCCCGCGCTGCAGGCCATGCTCACCAGCGTCTGCGGCGCGCCGCTGCTGGACCTGCATGTGGCCGACCTGCTGAACCCCAGCATCCCCTCCACCTACGACTACACCTCGCAGTACGACGTGATGCTGTTCCACCGCCTGGTGGAATCCGGCGCCAGCGATACGCCGGCCACCATACGCGCCGCCGGCAAAAAGGGCTCGGCCCCGCCGCCGGTGCCCGTGCTGCAGCGCGTACGCACCCAGCCCATAGGCTTTGCCGTGTACGACCAGTTGCTGCTCACCGTGCACCCCCCTGAATGCACCATGCAGCAACAGTTCCAGCAACGGCTGGAGACCGCACGCGGCACAACCGAAGGCCGCAGCAACACCGCCAAGCTGCCTCATAGCCCGGCCGACCTGATGCTGCGCATGCTCAACCAGATGGTGGACGGCTATCTGGAACTGCGCCGCGTGATGACACGCCAGCTGGACCACTGGCAGCTCTCGCTGCTGCGGCCCAACGCCCGCTTTCACGACTGGAGTGCCGTGCTCACGGCCCGCCTGGCCCTGCACCAGCTGGACGAAATCAGCGAAGACCAGCGCGGCGCCCTGCAGGACTGGATCGAGGCCCTGGATGGCTGGGTCAACGCCGACACCCCCCACGCCCGGCGCGAGCATGAGCTGCTGCGCGTGCGCTCACGCGACGTGCTGGAGCACATAGAGCGCGTCATTCACCATGTGCGCCGCATGGAGCAAAGTGCCGAAGCCGCCGTGCAAATGCATTTCTCCACCCAAAGCAACCGCGCCAACGACATCATGCGCACGCTGACCACGCTCACCGCCGTGTTCCTGCCGCTGAACTTGATTGCCGCCATCTTTGGCATGAACTTCGAGTTCATTCCCTGGGTGCACACCGCCGATGGCTTCTGGTGGGCCATGGGCTCCATGGCACTGATTGCCGTGACCCTGCTGGTGTTCTTCTGGCGCCGGCGCTACCTGGATCGGAATAGTTTGAAGTAG
- a CDS encoding ferredoxin: MSDHSSAPAAQPGYYARHIFFCLNERPNGEDCCALHGAKAGFDHCKQRVKQEGLAGKGQVRVNKAGCLDRCAAGPVAVVYPEGTWYTFVDEADIDEIVDSHLKNGKVVERLLVPPELGR; encoded by the coding sequence ATGAGCGACCACTCCAGCGCGCCTGCGGCGCAGCCGGGCTACTACGCCCGCCATATCTTCTTCTGTCTGAATGAGCGCCCCAATGGCGAGGACTGCTGCGCCCTGCATGGCGCCAAGGCAGGGTTCGATCACTGCAAGCAGCGCGTCAAGCAAGAGGGCCTGGCCGGCAAAGGCCAGGTGCGCGTGAACAAGGCCGGTTGCCTGGATCGCTGCGCTGCCGGCCCCGTGGCCGTGGTCTACCCCGAAGGCACCTGGTACACCTTTGTGGATGAGGCGGACATCGATGAAATCGTCGACTCCCACCTGAAGAATGGCAAGGTGGTGGAACGCCTGCTGGTGCCGCCGGAACTTGGGCGCTGA
- a CDS encoding D-alanyl-D-alanine carboxypeptidase family protein yields the protein MKIVKKHLQALVLSAALVPVWGLAQIAQPQPPEIAARNYLLIDVTANQILASKEPDVAIEQASLTKLMTGYLVFDALRTKKITLDQKLPVSEQAWKMPGSRMFIDPKMQVSVDDLLHGMIVQSGNDATMALAEGVGGSKENFVRLMNEQAKALGMKSTSYKNPEGLTEPGHLTTARDLSILSTRLMHDFPQYMHYYSTKQYRYPGTPASNSNNRNTLLFRDPTVDGLKTGHTNAAGYCLVATAKRDMPNVGSRRLLSIVLGTASENARAGESQKLLNWGYTAFDGVKLFDAGQPVEEARLWKGAKDTLKIGQENPIVVTVPAGSAGKLTTQVVRKDPLIAPITKGQTVGSLKVLLGADTVAEVPVVALEEVPEAGFFRRLWDTIRLWIM from the coding sequence ATGAAAATTGTGAAAAAGCACCTGCAAGCCCTGGTTCTGAGTGCGGCCCTGGTGCCGGTATGGGGGCTGGCGCAGATCGCCCAACCCCAGCCGCCCGAAATCGCGGCCCGCAACTACCTGCTGATTGATGTCACGGCCAACCAGATCTTGGCCTCCAAAGAGCCCGATGTGGCCATCGAGCAAGCCTCGCTGACCAAGCTGATGACGGGCTACCTGGTGTTCGATGCGCTGCGCACCAAGAAGATCACGCTGGATCAAAAGCTGCCGGTGAGCGAGCAAGCCTGGAAGATGCCTGGCTCGCGCATGTTCATCGACCCCAAGATGCAGGTGTCGGTAGACGATTTGCTGCACGGCATGATCGTGCAGTCCGGCAACGACGCCACCATGGCCCTGGCCGAAGGTGTGGGCGGCTCCAAGGAAAACTTTGTGCGCTTGATGAACGAGCAGGCCAAGGCCCTCGGCATGAAGAGCACCAGCTACAAAAACCCCGAAGGCCTGACCGAGCCCGGTCACCTGACCACGGCGCGTGACCTGTCCATTCTGTCCACGCGCCTGATGCATGACTTCCCCCAGTACATGCACTACTACTCGACCAAGCAGTACCGCTACCCGGGCACGCCAGCCTCCAACAGCAACAACCGCAATACCTTGCTGTTCCGCGATCCCACGGTGGATGGCCTGAAGACCGGCCACACCAATGCCGCCGGCTATTGCCTGGTGGCCACGGCCAAGCGCGACATGCCCAATGTGGGCAGCCGCCGCTTGCTGTCCATCGTGCTGGGCACGGCCAGCGAGAACGCCCGCGCCGGTGAAAGCCAGAAGCTGCTGAACTGGGGCTATACCGCCTTTGACGGCGTGAAGCTGTTCGACGCGGGCCAGCCCGTGGAAGAGGCTCGCCTGTGGAAGGGTGCCAAGGACACGCTCAAGATCGGCCAGGAAAACCCCATTGTGGTGACTGTGCCGGCGGGCAGTGCCGGCAAGCTCACCACCCAGGTGGTGCGCAAGGATCCGCTGATTGCCCCCATCACCAAGGGCCAGACCGTGGGCTCGCTGAAGGTGCTGCTGGGTGCCGACACCGTGGCCGAGGTGCCTGTGGTGGCGCTGGAAGAGGTGCCGGAAGCCGGCTTCTTCCGCCGCCTGTGGGACACGATCCGCCTCTGGATCATGTAA
- a CDS encoding dienelactone hydrolase family protein, with the protein MSPLGPSQPLILQTADGRSLPAWAAMPDGPLRGAVVVLQEIFGVNSHIRAVTERFAARGFAALAPALFHQFDPTGPLGVELGYTEADVQAGLRLKAQAEALPPPGVQQDIHAAVDWLATTTGQKVGVVGFCWGGLLAWRAACQLPQLSAAVCYYGGGMTRPEERSRSPLCPVMAHFGRQDAHIPLDSVQAFDQVQPQAQVLVYDADHGFNCGQRGSYDDASALVARDRTLAFLDAQLGG; encoded by the coding sequence ATGTCGCCTCTCGGTCCGTCCCAGCCCTTGATTTTGCAGACCGCGGATGGTCGATCTCTGCCGGCCTGGGCGGCCATGCCTGACGGCCCGCTGCGCGGAGCGGTGGTGGTGTTGCAGGAGATTTTTGGCGTCAACAGCCATATCCGTGCCGTGACCGAGCGTTTTGCGGCTCGGGGCTTTGCGGCGCTGGCGCCAGCGCTGTTCCACCAGTTCGACCCCACGGGCCCGCTGGGTGTGGAGCTGGGCTATACCGAGGCCGATGTGCAGGCGGGGCTGCGCCTCAAGGCCCAGGCCGAAGCCCTGCCGCCGCCCGGGGTGCAGCAGGATATTCACGCCGCAGTGGACTGGTTGGCGACCACCACGGGGCAAAAAGTGGGCGTGGTGGGCTTTTGCTGGGGCGGCTTGCTGGCCTGGCGGGCGGCCTGCCAGCTGCCCCAGCTGTCGGCCGCGGTCTGCTATTACGGCGGCGGCATGACCCGCCCCGAGGAGCGCAGCCGCAGCCCGCTGTGCCCGGTGATGGCGCATTTCGGCCGGCAGGATGCCCATATTCCACTGGACAGCGTGCAGGCCTTTGACCAGGTCCAGCCCCAGGCACAGGTGCTGGTGTACGACGCCGACCACGGCTTCAACTGCGGCCAGCGTGGCAGTTATGACGACGCCTCGGCCCTGGTGGCGCGCGACCGCACGCTGGCGTTTCTAGATGCCCAGCTGGGCGGGTGA
- a CDS encoding MarC family protein, producing MDLKPLITLVAIVNPLAIVPFFIHYTQGFDEAQRRQTIRSAAISTCVVICACALLGLQVLDFFNISLQSFQVGGGLLLLISAMNMLNARPAEDRPNTGTLEAGAEKAAMGNSIAVVPLTIPLLTGPAAMSTVVIYADKASNIWQHLALLGYGVVVAAAVWAAFSLADPISRVLGKTGINVMTRLMGLILAALAVEVMAGGLGKIFPGLLG from the coding sequence ATGGACCTCAAACCCCTCATCACGCTGGTGGCCATCGTCAACCCGCTGGCCATCGTGCCGTTTTTCATCCACTACACCCAGGGCTTTGACGAAGCCCAGCGCCGCCAGACCATACGCAGCGCCGCCATCAGCACCTGCGTGGTGATCTGTGCCTGCGCACTGCTGGGCCTGCAGGTGCTGGACTTTTTCAATATCTCGCTGCAGAGTTTTCAGGTCGGCGGCGGCCTGCTGCTGCTGATCAGCGCCATGAATATGCTCAACGCCCGCCCGGCCGAAGACCGGCCCAATACCGGCACGCTGGAGGCCGGGGCCGAAAAAGCCGCCATGGGCAACAGCATTGCCGTGGTGCCGCTGACGATTCCGTTGCTGACCGGGCCGGCCGCCATGTCCACCGTGGTGATTTATGCCGACAAGGCCAGCAATATCTGGCAGCACCTTGCGCTGCTGGGCTATGGCGTGGTGGTGGCCGCCGCCGTGTGGGCCGCGTTTTCGCTGGCCGATCCCATCAGCCGTGTGCTAGGAAAAACCGGCATCAATGTGATGACCCGCTTGATGGGCCTGATCCTGGCGGCCCTGGCTGTCGAAGTCATGGCCGGCGGCCTGGGGAAGATCTTCCCCGGCCTGCTGGGCTGA
- the hemB gene encoding porphobilinogen synthase has product MHLSNPTPFPQNRPRRLRRDAFTRNLVRENRLSAHDFIYPVFVHEGRNRREAVPSMPGVDRLSLDLLLPLAEECVKLEIPVLALFPNIDASLKTPDGKEALNPDGLIPRVVRALKKEFPDLGVMTDVALDPYTSHGQDGILDESGYILNDETVEVLVGQALNHAEAGVDMVAPSDMMDGRIGAIREALELQGLIYTRIMAYSAKYASAFYGPFRDAVGTRGALGKADKNVYQMDPANTDEALREVALDLAEGADMVMVKPGMPYLDVVRRVKDEFKVPTFAYQVSGEYAMLKAAAQNGWLDHDAVMMESLLAFKRAGADGILTYFAIDAAKKLRQQG; this is encoded by the coding sequence ATGCATCTGTCCAACCCCACCCCTTTTCCGCAAAACCGCCCCCGTCGCCTGCGCCGCGATGCCTTCACCCGCAATCTGGTGCGTGAAAACCGCCTCTCTGCGCACGACTTCATCTATCCGGTGTTTGTGCACGAAGGCCGCAACCGCCGCGAGGCCGTGCCCTCCATGCCCGGCGTGGACCGCCTGAGCCTGGACCTGCTGCTGCCCCTGGCGGAAGAATGCGTGAAGCTGGAAATCCCGGTGCTGGCCCTGTTCCCCAACATCGATGCCAGCCTGAAGACCCCCGATGGCAAGGAAGCGCTGAACCCCGACGGTCTGATCCCCCGCGTGGTGCGCGCCCTGAAAAAAGAATTCCCCGATCTGGGCGTGATGACCGACGTGGCCCTGGACCCCTACACCAGCCATGGCCAGGACGGCATCCTGGACGAGAGCGGCTACATCCTGAATGACGAAACCGTGGAAGTGCTGGTGGGCCAGGCCCTGAACCACGCCGAAGCCGGTGTCGACATGGTCGCCCCCAGCGACATGATGGATGGCCGCATCGGCGCCATCCGCGAAGCCCTGGAGCTGCAAGGTCTGATCTACACCCGCATCATGGCCTACAGCGCCAAGTACGCCAGCGCCTTTTACGGCCCCTTCCGCGACGCCGTGGGCACACGCGGCGCCCTGGGCAAGGCCGACAAAAACGTCTACCAGATGGACCCCGCCAACACCGACGAGGCCCTGCGCGAAGTGGCGCTGGACCTGGCCGAAGGCGCCGACATGGTGATGGTCAAGCCCGGCATGCCCTATCTGGACGTGGTGCGCCGCGTCAAGGACGAGTTCAAGGTCCCCACCTTCGCCTACCAGGTCTCGGGCGAATACGCCATGCTCAAGGCCGCCGCACAAAACGGCTGGCTGGACCACGACGCCGTGATGATGGAGTCGCTGCTGGCCTTCAAGCGCGCAGGCGCCGACGGCATCCTCACCTACTTCGCCATCGACGCCGCCAAAAAGCTGCGCCAGCAAGGCTAA